DNA sequence from the Pempheris klunzingeri isolate RE-2024b chromosome 9, fPemKlu1.hap1, whole genome shotgun sequence genome:
aCTTGCTGTAAATCAAGCCCGGAGGATCGAGCCCAAGTGCAAGACGAATGTTTTGGGTAACTAAAGCTTCACTTTACTATCAGCCGTGCACGGATAAACCTACAATACCTGGCGTTAATAGGACAGTTATGAAACAGCAGGTGTTGCAGAGAAGCGGTTTAATAGAGATTGTTAAATTGCCAGAGGAAGACGTAGCACGACAGCCCTGCACGCTGTTGTGCAATGATAACCACATTTATGGGAAAAAAGACGGATGTGATAactatgtttaaaaaaaataatacaatactAAAAAATAAGCCCCTCAGGCAACACTTGTACTGCTACCTGACAAATCAACAGATGTTTAATGTGGCTTTAAGTCTGGAGAGGGGATTTATTCAGCAGTGCATTATCAGGGATTGCACACTGCCTGGCTCTCtctattaattaattagttcGCACATAATGGCATAGATGTTGTCCTGATGCCCTTGGTGCTCCGGAGGCACCTGTGATGACTTGTGAAGGATCTCGTCTTTGATGTGCTTTGGAGCTCCATGAGGCCCGTTTGTGGAGATAAATAGTCAGTGTAGACAAATTAATCTTTTGCTCTACATGGATTTCTGTCCACCTGGAATTCACCTATTATTAATTGAAACAAATGCAAGAGGCAACCCCCACCCCTGCTTTATCTCtgccagtgtgagtgtgtgttccaAAGCTTTTTTGGATGATTACTCAGACCCTTgtgcagacagaggcagagcacATGTGCACAAGTGTCACAAATGATAAGCTTGACGAgaagtgggagaaaaaaaaagaaaaaaaaaaagtgccacaAAAATTGATTTTCAGCGCAAAACAGAACTTGAGCTTAACCCtggaaaaaatagaaacaaacaaatctttCACTTGCACACTATTACATGCCATTACTCACGCTTAAAGTGAAATAGGTTGCCTCACCTTGTCAACTGCAGTGTCACTTCCCAGACAGGGGAATGATGAATTTGGTCATTATTGATAAGCTGAGTGGACACATGGGCTGTCATCTCAGTCCCTCACTCAAGACAGAATAAATTACATGGCGTTGACAGGgagtcaaaacacaaacacagcctgaCAGGGAGATTTCCAGGGTGGAATTTAAGGCGCAGGTGGAATAACTTAAGAGGCATGGccttgtggaaaaaaaagccaGCTGCAACAGTGGCTGTAaacttctccccccccccctgcagagCGGGTTTATTCCccaagaaagagaaaacaaatttaaattcCAATATCCCCTGAATCTGTGGCTTGGTGAAATTCATTCAATTTTGGGAGAATGATAATCAAGTTACAGTGTGCGGTGAGATAAAGGCTTCATAGGCAATCAGATATTGCGAATGCTGGTATGATCCACGCCTGTCCTCCCACCATGCCTCCGAGCGGATTAATCAGTTGAGATCGTTCCTTTCCCTCATCTTTTTGATTTGTCTGTTGCAGAACAAACCCTAACGTCTGTGATATTTCAATGTCCCTGGTGATGAATACATTTGAATCCATCCAGTCCATGCTGGCACATGAAATGCATGTCTTCATATAAGTGGGTGGAAGTCACTTTCTGTCTGGATTTGAGtatttcctcttcatcactttcATCCATTCTCCCCTTGAGCTTATTTATGAACTATTACCATCATGCAGTAACACTTTATTAGGCATGTAGACAGCCAAGAGGCCTATTAATCTTTCACTTGCAGTCATATGCTCATTCTCCTTCCctacgcatgcacacacagtctcaAATCCCCTTTTTTTACCCAGAGGAGATCCTCAGCCCTCTTCAATGATTCAGACAGCATCGAGGAGATGGCACAGCTCCTGTTAGTCTTACAGTGAGGGAAGTGATGCGTCTTCCATCGGAAAGATATCAATACACACTTTCCACTGGCAGACTTTTCTCAGAGGCCGCAATCATGCTGACAATCTCCCGCTCGATCACGCTCAACTGTTGCCATTACGACACATCTGAGCTGGTAatgattttatattataatgCCATCGATCCAGTAGAGGGACTGACACCCCAGAGTCGTGCTGAGCGGATAACGGACAGTCCACTGGTCTGTGCTGTGCTTCTCAGCTGAATACAATAAAGAGACGTCGGTTTGATGGCACCGTAAAGTCAATGATCATTTCTCACACTGTGTCAATACTGAGGTTTGTACTGTCCGTAGCTGAGATAtgagctgcaacaacaacaaaaaaaaatgcaccctCACATTCAGCCAAATTAGCATTGCCTGCATGCACTCACCCAGAAGTGCATGTTGTGTACACAAAGACACGAGTCAACTGCATCTCTAAACAAATAGCAAGTTATCAATATTCATCTGAAATGAGAGGGGGATTTGCAATGATTAAAGACTGCAGCACAGTATGACAATAAGCACAGAAGACTATAGAGGCAAAGAAACGGCTTTGACGGGGTACCTAGCAGTGCCTGAAcacaattaattaataatgaatgagtACAAAAAAGGAacggaaacaacaacaacaaacagaaaaagttaCAGCAGAGAAATTGTGGAAAATCTCTGAATCAAAAAGAAGCAATGATAGGACCTTTATGGAAAATGAAGCCTGTTTAATTCAAAGACTTGCagaggggtaaaaaaaaaaagaacagtttAACAGGCTTCTCAGCTTGAGCAGCCAGGGTAGATGTAGCTGTGGCCAAAGATGAAGGGCGCTCACTGCTTACTAGGCAGCCAATGTGTTTAACCATAGCAACAAGCATAAAACTATTTTACATTTGGTTTGAATTAGTGctgtaaaaaaacaagcatGCTCTTATCCTGCGAATATGTCCGCTTTACTGGGGACAGATGGCACCATGTAATGGGATGTGAGTCTGAGTTCTATTGATATAACAGATTTACTACTGTGCTTGTATGTATGTCTCTTCCAGGCATGGTGCCCACGCCCCAGGTGTGCGTATCAACCCTGGTCACGGTGAGCACGATGGCAGTGGTGGACCTCTATCTGCTGGagcagagcatgctgggagctCGTGGCATTTCAGGGCCTAGTGTGTGGCAGTGTGCAGCAGTGTTGCTTGGTGATGTGGGCTTCCTGCTCGCGCTGCGCTTCGTGTCAGCCGGCGTGGTGTCAGAGGCGCGGTCGCCACGCCGGGGCTTTGCCAACGCCCTGtggttcctgttcctgtccctgcTCCAGCTTAAGCTCTTCTTCGTCTGCCATAACTACAGGCAGGAGCGCCGGCCACCTGATCCGCTGGCGAGGAAGACCCTGACGCTGCTGCTGTCCATCTGCCTACCCTCCCTGTTTCTTATCCTGACAGGAGCAGACCATATGACACCACAGCGCAGAAAGCAGGAGGTGCGGGGTCGGCTcctgtgggtggtggtggacCTGCTGGATGTGCTGGACCTGCAGGCGGGGCTGTGGGAAGCCCAAGGAGGGGCTGCAGCCGGGACTGGAGGGGTGGCCGAGCAGAGGCTGCCCATCTGGGCCGAGGGCCTGGTTTTCTTTTACTGCTACGCCCTCCTGCTGCTATTGCCATGTGTGGCACTGACGGAGTTGGGGGCCACCGGCCTGCCAGGGCAGAGGGGACCCCGTAAGGAGGCTTTGTACCCCTGGCTCAGCTTGGTCACCATCAATATCTTCACTCTGGCCCTGAGGGGGACAGGCATGCTGTGGTACAGGGACTCTCGTGTGTCCACTGTGTTCCTGGGGAAGAACCTGCTGGCTCTGGCTGTGAAGCTGAGCTCAGCCTGGGAGAGACACAAGCAGGAGCGCGCTGCTGTGGGAGCTGGGACTGTGGCTGGAGCAGAACCAGGAGACTCGACCCTGCCAAGCCAGAGCTCAGTGCAGGGAGAGGGCCAGGCCCAGGGGAAAGCTCCTCCCTCTCACTATCACACACTGTCTCGCTCCCAAAGCCACAGTATCTCCCATGTCAGCCTGGAGCCCACAGAGACGCCCTTAGGACCCTCTTTCATCTCCCATGAACTCTAGAGAGTCACTCTGAACACGTACGCATGCACAAAAGCATGTACGCACGCCCACAGCCTAAATTCAGACGAGCCAAGCCAGTATCACATCCAAACAATTAACTTTTGTATTGAATTTCAGTACAACAGTGATGGGTATAATGTAAAGCTGGGCAAATGCATTTGGCAAGCTTGGCTTTCTGCACATTTTGTTGTGCTAAGAATAACTCAACATGCATTGCTGTGATTTGTTGGAGTGTATTTTTAAATTGAACACTGTGAATACATCCATCAGACTGTCAAGAATATTCCAGAAATGTATGTTGAAGTCTAGTGGTGTTGATCCCCTTCTCTAATCTTGGCACAACTGCCCAAACTGCCACAGATTAGCTGAATTTGTTGCAATCAGACACCTTGAGGCTGTTGTTTGAGGATTTAACTGATTTTCTTGTTCAGTATCTGTTTACAGGTCATCTGTGGTTTACTAACTTGTTAAATTTGAGTTCaattcatgtgttttgtgtttaaaaaaaaaaaaaaaaaaaggaagagataAACACTTTTCTTCCATTAGATGCCAAAATACAGACTTTAGAGcaaattttctcttttaaaaattACTTTACAGGGAACTTTCAAAGAGAAACGTTTAATAGAGAGGAGTGAGgatttattttgtcactttaatACCAAATGCCATCTACCAGTAAAACTCACTCTACACATTGCTCCAGTATTTCAATATAGTCTAAACCAATGGGTCCAACCCCTTTTGGCTCGTGGCCCTTTAAATCAAAGTCTACTCACGACACCAAGTGATGTTCCCTTCTTAGATACTGCTTACTGAAGAGGTAAAGCTATCCATATTTCATAATGaaaggttaggttaggttagagGACAGTCAAAAAAGATGGGATTATGCAGAAAAAACATGtacacatgtttttttctatgtTGAGACCTCCCAGATTTATCTTGCAACCTGCTAAAGAGTCGCAACATTGAGGGTGGGCAACACAACTGTTGTGGTGCCAGAACACCAACTGTTACTACTTTTTAGTCGTCTGGCAGCAAATATTAATCAGTGTCGTGTTTGGTTGGAGTGAAAACCTGCAGCCTCGTGGGCCTCATGGTCGACCATCCCTGCCAGacagtatttttgtgttttactctATTTGAATGCAGAATTTGATCAGCTAGAGAAGCGCACTTTACTTTCAGATATATTTCAGGATCACTTCTGCTGCTGATGATAAAACCATCCGGGAGCGATTTTAACGCAACAAAATGTGCATAACTCAAGCTGCCAACAATCTATAAAAAATTCCATTTCCTTAAATAAAATGGGCTCAAAGATGGACAATACCCATTTTGCATCATCTTAATcctacaacaacacaaactacagTACAGGTCTATTTTAGTACATTGTTTACACAGACAGAATACCAATGTAAGTAATCCCTTTACACTTTCAGAACACATTcaaaattcatgtttttctgtcgtCTGTACTGGTTTCAAAGTCTCTGTTagtcattttcaaaaagaagacaaaaaaaactgtctggCTGCCTGTCCAACCCTCAAATCCCTTTTCTCACATTAGATGTTTACTTCTAAATTCTGTTTGAATCATGGATGGAGCCTTTCATACACTAATTTGTTAAGATGTGGGTGCTGTAGTATTTGGGCCTCATGGGATTATGGGTCAGAGCAGCAGGTGTAGAGGATGTACAGTACTGTCAAGTGCCTTCTTTCCTCATGGAGTCGTCAAAGAGGCATACACATGTGTATCATAAGGAACTTGGACATATGC
Encoded proteins:
- the tmem265 gene encoding transmembrane protein 121, whose product is MVPTPQVCVSTLVTVSTMAVVDLYLLEQSMLGARGISGPSVWQCAAVLLGDVGFLLALRFVSAGVVSEARSPRRGFANALWFLFLSLLQLKLFFVCHNYRQERRPPDPLARKTLTLLLSICLPSLFLILTGADHMTPQRRKQEVRGRLLWVVVDLLDVLDLQAGLWEAQGGAAAGTGGVAEQRLPIWAEGLVFFYCYALLLLLPCVALTELGATGLPGQRGPRKEALYPWLSLVTINIFTLALRGTGMLWYRDSRVSTVFLGKNLLALAVKLSSAWERHKQERAAVGAGTVAGAEPGDSTLPSQSSVQGEGQAQGKAPPSHYHTLSRSQSHSISHVSLEPTETPLGPSFISHEL